The following coding sequences lie in one Anguilla anguilla isolate fAngAng1 chromosome 14, fAngAng1.pri, whole genome shotgun sequence genomic window:
- the pnx gene encoding homeobox protein pnx, translated as MMYNTLDVRAVENSNARGSSEYPFETDPPSQNAVKSKCKSRRIRTAFTLEQLRVLEHSFRSSHYLSVLERYGIAAALRLSETQVKIWFQNRRTKWKKEREGKADAEQFPSEHSYPSPPGCSKTFPCTPLHYYKTMPLYPQPAFVPSQFHYQMY; from the coding sequence ATGATGTACAACACCCTTGATGTCAGGGCAGTGGAGAATTCCAACGCACGCGGCTCAAGCGAGTATCCATTCGAAACTGACCCTCCCAGCCAAAACGCCGTGAAGTCCAAGTGCAAATCCAGGCGAATCCGGACAGCCTTCACACTGGAGCAGCTGCGTGTGCTGGAACACAGCTTCCGCTCCAGCCACTATCTGTCTGTGTTGGAACGCTACGGCATCGCCGCTGCCCTCCGCCTCTCCGAAACACAGGTCAAGATCTGGTTTCAGAACCGCCGCACCAAATGGAAGAAAGAGCGCGAGGGGAAAGCGGACGCCGAACAGTTCCCAAGTGAACACTCGTACCCCTCTCCTCCCGGCTGCTCGAAGACTTTCCCATGCACTCCTCTGCATTACTACAAGACAATGCCTCTCTATCCGCAACCAGCTTTCGTGCCTTCCCAATTTCATTACCAGATGTACTGA